Within the Amaranthus tricolor cultivar Red isolate AtriRed21 chromosome 15, ASM2621246v1, whole genome shotgun sequence genome, the region TGAATCTAAAGGATATAGATTATGGTGTCTCGAGTCTAAGAAAGTAATTCTAACTCGAGATGTTACTTTTAGTGAAAATGCTACTATCAATTCCTCTGGTCTGGAGTCTTTTATTTCATCTCCTAACACATATAATCAAGATAGTGTTAGTGAGAAGGTGGAGTTAGAGACAAGAAGTCAGTTTCCCACGATGGAAGATGATGCTTCATCAAGCCCTTGTTCCAGCCATGATGATCAAGATCACGATAATGATTCTCCAATTACCAATGGATCAAGCCAGCCACAAATCTCTCATCAACCAACAGATTACAATCTGGTCAGGGATCGTTCAAAAAGGCCTATTATAAAGTCATCAAAATATTCTGTAGATAAATATGTGCTTGCTTATGCACAACTTAGTTGGCGAAGAAACTCCTGTTGGAGCTGATCCCTCCTCCTGTTCAGAAGCCATCTCTGGTCCTGATTTCTCTAAATGGCTAGTAGCAATGAATGAGGAGATCAATAGTCTTCACAAGAATGGCACATGGGACCTAGTGGAGCTACCTAAAGGCTGAAAAGCAATTGCTTGCAAATGGGTCTACAAGCAAAAGGAAGGCATTAGGAGTTGAACCCGCACAATGGAAGGCACGCCTCGTTGTCAAAGGATGCCATCAAAAAGAAGGTATTGactttaatgaaatttttttctcCTGTTGTTCGTTATACTTCTATTCGAGTTCTTCTTGCAATGGTTGCTATGTTTGACATGGAGTTAGAGCAACTCGATGTCAAAACtgcttttcttcatggtgaCCTTGAAGAAGAGATTtatatgaagcaaccggaaggatTTTGTTGTTCCTGAAAAGGAAAATCTTGTTTGTCACTTAAAGAAATCATTATATGGTCTTAAGTAAGCTCCCAGGCAGTGGGTACAAGCGCTTTCATTCATTTATGATCAAACAAGGCTACACACGCAGCCAGTAAGATCATTGTGTCTATTTTCGGCAATATGGTGGcacttatatttattttttactgtAAGTGGACGATATGCTCATTGCATCTTGTGACAAGTCTCTGATCAAGaacttaaaatctcaacttagcaaggagtttgagatgaaagatcttggtgcaACAAAGAAAATTCTTGGCATGGAGATACATCGGGATCGACAGGCCGGTGTAATTAGCTGGAATGCTCAATTGCAATCGATAGCTGCTCTTTCTACTACTGAAGCAGAGTATGTTGCAGCAACTGAAGGTATAAAGGAGGCTACATGGTTGCAAGTTCTTGTTATGGATCTTGGTATACCACAATGTGTCACTGTGGTATTCTTTGATAGTCAAAGTGCTATCTTTCTCACCAAGAATGATGCCTACCATTCCAAGACCAAGCATGTCTCAGTTAAATATCACTACGTCAGAGATATTATTGTTGAAGGTGAAATTGCAGTTAAGAAGGTTCATACTTCGGAAAATCCTGCTGATATGCTCACAAAGCCGCTTCCTAGAATCAAGTTCGATCACTGTTTGGACTTAGTAAGAGTTTGTTCCTactaaaaggtttttttaaaaggGCTCTAACCATAAGTGACCTATGTAATGTGGTCCAAGGCGGAGATTGTTGGGTATGGCCCAAATCCATTGCGCACAAAACCTTCACTTTAAGAACATTTTAGAATGATTTGTTTAGCTCATAAAACTAGTAGCTAGATTATTCTAGTAATAGATATTTGCATAAAAAATACTAGaacattagaaatattataCTAGAAAAAGATTTGTATGGAAATTACTAGATTCATGCCACCTACTAACCTCAAGTATAAATATGAGTGTTGACATCTTATTTCATCCAACCATCCACACAAAAATATCTTTCTTGTATAATTATTCTACTTTACAAGCTATTATCTTATATCCTTGTATCAATctctttaattataatatagtGGAATTATTTTTCAAGTGCTCAgtttgtgtcattttcttaatagCTCTTCTTGCCCTTTACACTTTGATTATTTCTCGATTAAATTACATTTCCGCTAGCGCTCTTACCCCAACAATTGCTTCTTTTGTAATTATCTTGTTTTCTAGTATAACTTTATTAACTTCTAAGATTATTTTATTctataagttttgattttatgtaatCTTTTAGTCTCTATATAAGACATGAAACGATGGACTGATGGAGCCAAAGGTTTGATGATTGCATTATAATCATCATTTGCTATTGTCCTTTTCCTAGAAAATAAGGGATTTGAAGGGTAAGGATAATAATcatgatgaatgatcaatattaaGAATCTTCTTACTTTTTAGTGATAGACCAAGATGGGTGAGAATATCCAAAGCTCAAACCCCAATCTTTAGACTCCTGTCACGTTAAATCTTCACTAACTTTTATCtagtttttattatatattcacTCGAATAAAAATCACTTCAGACTTAGATTTATTCATCAAGACTGCATGCAAGACTCATTAGTTTTTACGCGTCACCTATGTCAGTCTTGTGAACAAGACTCGTTGCAAGACTACTAGAGTGAGGTGTTCAACGGCTCAGGTCGGGTAAGGGCGAGTCATGACAAATTTAAACGGGCCGGGCAGAACAAAGTCCGTTTAAACCAACTCACTTTGACCCGTTTattaaaagttcataaaatagtttttttattctactttatgGCCCGTTGGGTCAACCCACCTATGTACATAATAATatcatatgaaaataaaaaaagtaaatttttttgcaaCTAATTCCTATAATTATCTGAACAGGCTCTGCGCGAACCTTTACACCAAAGTCTTAATGGACTGACCCATTTTGATCCGATCTGCTAATATCCGTTAAATGTGACCCGATCCTTGACCCGTTGGTTCGACCCACCCTGTTAAACACCTCCAGACTAGACTAGCATTGTTGACATCCTAGTGACAGTTGAGTTGTTCAATCTGATAATAACAGTGCACAATTTGCCATCAGAAAGACTGACAGAGGGATGCAAGACACCAACTTATCACAAGAGCTGTTCAACATAAAACCAAaacaacaatcacaatcaaCAAATCAAACTATTGACTTTACATTAATCAAAACTCAGAAAATGGAATCAATTCTTACCTTAATACATAATCATAAAACCAGAGTTTTTTCAACTTATAATGAACATTTTAGATGCCTAGTCAGCTTAAAAGAAAGCGCTTCGTTTCAACACCGAACCTTTGGCAGAAGACGGAGTCTTGGACTTAGCGGGGCTTAACATGGTTTGTCTTTTAGACCTTTGCGTTCTAAGCAAACTTTTCTGCGAAGAGGAGCCATTAGCACCTAACTGAGCCTTCTTCATACGAACCTCAATCACCGTACCCTCAGGATCGACAACATTCTCCTTTTCTTCTAAGTCGAGACTTTGTGTTTGCAGCTCGGTTTTTCTCTGCCCTTTGTTGGAATGTTTGTTTCCGTCTTTTTCATATCTTGCTTTCTCCGATTTCTGCTGTTTCTGAAATCGAAAACTACAAAATGTTAGGCTTATCTTCGTATCAGTATGACAGTAACCTAATTGCTCTATATCGACTGAACGAGAAACTGACCATATCAAAGAAACCGATGTGTTGGGATGGTGTACGAAGACTAGAAATCTTCGACGATACAGGGCTAAATTTTGTTTCTTTGGTGGAATCTTTTCTTGGTGCAGTTTGGGAATTGTTTTTTTGATGGTGTTCTGGGGTTAAACTACAAGAATCCTGTGAATATGCTGCTTTCAAGCCACTATTTTGAGTAATACCTGAATTAAAATCAAAGATTTAGTTTATGAAACATGCATGCTACTATAAGACCTCTTATCAGGGCCGTTCCTGACCTAAGGTAAGGTAGGCATTTGTCTACATAGGACGTAAACaccatttgtaaaattataactgataattataatataaaggGGTTTGTTTTCTGTTATTTTGTCAAACACCCATCAAAAACTAGAATCAATCATCTATGAATAGGCCCATTTATTTCATTTTGCTAAGGGCCCACAAAATGTCAGACCGACACATACTCTTATAAAAGGATTTGACAAAGAAACTTAGAAGCAACCTTCCATCTCAAAAGATTTCAACAAATTAGTCCCTACTTTGTCCGCGAATGTCCTACATGGTTTAAAATCGACAGATCTAGAACTGTGTAAGCCCGTTTCTATGGACGACGTCAACCCAAGTCCTGCAGTAGTAAATGATATCAGAATTAATAAATGATTGCACATTCATGTTATATGTTCTGTAGGTTCATTGTTACCATATCTGGTGCTTGCACGTATAGGTGGTTTTTCGATATGCACAGCAGAAACCCGAGTCTGACCCATATTTCCTGTCGATTTCACTGCCCGTTTCCTGCTATCAGTGACCTTAATCATTCAGGACAAGAATGATTAGCCGaataatcaaataatacatCAAAAAATGTCGTTTTCAGGTCCAAAAGTTTCCATTAAGTGTATAAAACAAGCCATTCAACAGCACATATTCCAAAATTACCAGGTCAGAGTGTGCCAGTCTCGATTTTTCCCCTGATCTTCCGACAGATGGATGATGTCGTCTGGAGCCTTGAATTGACATCGTCATCtggtaaacacaaaaatatcgATAGGTAGTAGTCGTGTAATTTAATGCTAACTGGACTGATTACAATTTCGTTTATGAAAAAATCAGGTGTTACCTTACTTGGAGACGCAACTTTCCCTTTCGTTGATGCTGCAGCAGGCGGAAACAGAAAAGACAGCACAGTAAGAAGATAGGATTAGTGCAATATAGTGACTTGAATTATAGAAATTTGTAATCAACAATAAGAAATCATAATCCGGCTCTAGGACTAAACACCAAACTGAACTGAATTGCGAGTTACAATCATATTCCTTAGTGTGAAGCTATGTTACTCGGATTGTtccattttgcttcacgtacccgtttTTTATCCTTGATCCTCGGACATTGATATGACGTTTAGACACTTTTTTTTAGGCGTAacattgaatatttagacgtatccgacaatTGGACACGTACtagtatccaacatcagtaccgGAATCCACATATGTGTGAAGATATACGGTGTGTTTacaaatgagttttttttatcgatgattttgattttttggttagtccaacattaaaaaatattatttgataaataattttttaatttattctttttagcTTTGGTTGTTTGGTAGGTCAAACAACTAAATATCAATATTTGGCAAATGACTATTGACTAAAAcattttagtttatttgtttGACCACCTGAAAGTGTTCAAATCATTGAACTAGTTGGTTCAGTAAAATTAAGTATTGGTTATTAACtgtttattaaaagaaaatgagttAATAAGCCAAAAATCATTGAAACATTTTAGTTTGAAATCCAGCTTTTCAACTGATTTAATAGCAATTTACTAAAcacttttttttgactttttgaccaACCAATAAGGCAAAAGTAAAAACTCAATCATAACCTAACCTAGAGCCATTTACCAATGCAAACAAATTCAATATCTTTTAAATAGGGTTTAgttactttttctctaataaaatgTCAAcaactaacaattatttttgtcaaatatTTTCGTAAAaggtaattaattaaatcaCTAAATCAACAAATAGTAAATCGAACAACACATCCAGTCAATCAAACCAGTCAAGAACTCCAACTATTTGCCAAACAAATCCGTAATCTTGTAGATGCACTTATAAACTTAGAGACGAGCAAAGGGTAATAGGGATTTGGCAAGTATTTTTTTAGTTCTTACCAAGAATTTTATTTCTGCACCCAACCACAGCACCTGTTTTCTGCCTTAACTTTCTTTCCTCGCAAATTTTACTGCATTGGCATCCAACCACAGCACCATTAGATCATCCTTATTTGAAATATACCAAAAATCACACAACACTTATTTACTTACCTCCTAACATTATCTTCAGTCCCATGAGTTGAAG harbors:
- the LOC130801522 gene encoding uncharacterized protein LOC130801522 translates to MTMSIQGSRRHHPSVGRSGEKSRLAHSDLVTDSRKRAVKSTGNMGQTRVSAVHIEKPPIRASTRYGLGLTSSIETGLHSSRSVDFKPCRTFADKVGTNLLKSFEMEGITQNSGLKAAYSQDSCSLTPEHHQKNNSQTAPRKDSTKETKFSPVSSKISSLRTPSQHIGFFDMKQQKSEKARYEKDGNKHSNKGQRKTELQTQSLDLEEKENVVDPEGTVIEVRMKKAQLGANGSSSQKSLLRTQRSKRQTMLSPAKSKTPSSAKGSVLKRSAFF